GGAGTTGAGCGTGCGCGTGAGCGCGGCCTTCATGCCCGACAGGTGCGTGCCACCCTCGTGCGTGTTGATGTTGTTGGCGAAGGTGAAGATGCGCTCGTCGTAGCCATCGTTCCACTGCAGGGCGATCTCCAGCGCCAGTCCCTCGCGCTCGGTGCTGAAGTGGATGGGCTTGTCGTGCAGCACCTCCTTCGCCTTGTTGATGTACTCCACGAAGGACACGATGCCGCCGTCGAACTTGAACTCGTGCTCCTTGCCGATGCGCATGTCGCGGATGACGATGCGCAGGCCGGCGTTGAGGAACGCGAGCTCGCGCATGCGCTGGCTGAGCGTCTCGAAGTTGAAGTCCACCACCTCCATGATGGTGGGGTCCGGCTTGAAACAGATGAGCGTGCCGAGCTTGTCCGTCTCGCCCACCACCGACACCGCGTCCTGCGGCACGCCGCGCGCGTAGGAGTGCTCGTACACCTTGCCGCCGCGCTGGATGCGGACCTTGAACCACTCGGACAGGAAGTTCACGCACGTGACGCCCACGCCGTGCAGACCGCCGGACACCTTGTAGGCGCCATTGCCGAACTTGCTGCCCGCGTGCAGCTCGGTGAGCACCACGTCCAGCGTGTCCTTGCCCTTGAACTTGGGATCCGGGTGCGGACCCACCGGAATACCGCGGCCGTTGTCCTGCACCGACAGCGAGCCATCCACGTGGATGACCACCTCGATGTCCGTGCAGTGGCCCGCGAGCGCCTCGTCGACGGAGTTGTCCACCACCTCGTAGACGAGCTTGTGCAGCCCGTAGGAGACGGTGTCGCCGATGTACATGCCCGGCCGCTTGCGGACGGCCTCCGCGCCTTCCAGCTTCGTGATGGCACCGGCGTCATAGTCCCCAGACGACGACGACGGAGCCGCCGGGGTGGCGGGGGTGGGGAGGTTTTCCATGTGCGGAGATCCTTCGGAAATCACAGGTCGGGAAGCCCGGGTGCCTACCATTGGAAGATACCCCGGACAAGAATGTGGAGAACACGCAAGGCGTGGAAAAGATTCATGAAATGTCCCGAAATGACGCTAGGCGTCGAACCGGGGGGCGGGCTTGCGTTCCTCCAGGGCGGACGCGAGCTCGCCATAGGTGTTCCGGGAGGCGAAGAGGTGCCGGGAGACGAGCACCCGTCCCCCCTCGTCGAGGAACAGGCCAAGCACCTCGCCGTGACGGCCGATGCGCCGCACGGAGTCGATCTGCCCCCAGGACAGTTGGATCCGGCCGGTGGAAAAGGGACGAGCCACTTCCACACCCCGGGAGCTGAGTGTAACGCCCCAGCCGGGCCGTGGCCGCAAGCGATGCCAGGCGAAGGCGAAGACGAGCATCAATCCTCCGGTGACGCCCGCCCGGGCCACGGCCAGGGGAGGGGAGCCCAGAGAGCGGGCATCCGCCAGGGCCCAGGCGCTGAGAATGGCCAGCACGCACGCGCCCAGGAACAGGGCACGGCGAGAGAGGCGGGGATCGAAGGCGTAGAAGCGGGGCTCCATGCGAGCAGCCTGCACCCTACCCTCCCCGAGGGCCCGCCGGGTATTTTCCCACCTCCCGCACTGTCCACCCGGAAGCGCCCCCGCGCCCCAGGAGAGCCCCCATGACGGACGCTGAACTCACCGCGCGCCTGCGCGCCAATCTGCTGGCCCTCAAGGCCCTGCAGACGCGCACCACGGCCCTGCGGGGGCTCGAGCTGCCAGGAGTCCGGGCCCTGTGCCTGCCCGGCCGGGGTATTCCCCTCTTCCAGCAACAGGTGCTGTACACCCACCCGGAGGCGCTCGCTCCCGCCCTGCCCCGGCTGGAGGCGTGGTACCGCGACCAGCACGTGCCCGCCTGGCGCGTGCTCGTCACCCCGGGGGACTCCCACGCCGAGTCCGCCCTGGCCGCCGCCGGCTACGCGCCCGAGGGCGGCATGCCCGCCATGGGCCTGAGCCTCGCGCCCACTCCGTCCTCCCGCCTCCCTCCGGGGCTCACCGTGGAGCGCTCCGAGGACCCGCGCGAGGTGATCGCGCTCAACAGGCGGTGCTACCCCCCGGGCATCATGGACTTCCTGGGCGTCTGGGAGGGTGAATCGCCGCCGGACGTCCCGCTGCACGGGGTGCTCGTGCGCGAGGCGGGCCGGGTGCTCTCCGTGGGATTGGCGCTCGATCTGGACGACACCGCGGGCGTGTACATGGTCGCCACGCACCCCGACGCGCGCCGCCGGGGACTGGGAGCGCTGGTGATGGAGGGCCTGCACGCGGATGCGCTCGCGCGCGGCCGCGCCGCCTCCGTCCTCCAGTCGTCCGAGGAGGGAGTCGGCATGTACCAGCACGTCGGCTACCGGCACCTCGGGACGTGGGTCAACTGGGTGCGCCGCGCCGGGCAGGTGGCTCCAGGGGCAGTTCCAGGATGAAGCGCGCGCCGCCTTCCGGGCGCTGCTCCGCCCAGACGCGGCCACCATGTGCCTCGGCCGCCCGGCGCGCCAGGTACAACCCCAGCCCCAGTCCCCCGTACGAGCGCGAGGACACCGCCCGTCCGAAGCGCTCGAAGATGCGCTCCAGGTGCTCCGCCGGCACGCCGATGCCCTGATCCTCCACCACCACGCGCGCCCGGTCCCCGGCCTCCTCGCCGCGCACCTCCACCGGCTGGCGTGGACCGAACTTGAGGGCGTTGGCCACCAGGCTCGACACCACCTGCTCCACGCGCATCCGGTCCCACTGGCCCACCAGCCCCGGCGCCACGCTCACCCGCAGGCCACAGCCCACCGCCTCGGCCTCCGCCTGGAAGCGCTCCATCACCTCGCCCACCAGCTCGCCCAGGTCCACCCGCTCGGGAGACAGGGGCAGCTCGCCCGTGGACAACAGCGACACGTCCAGCAGCGACTCCACCAGCGAGCCCAGGCGCCGCACCTGACGCAGCCCCCGCTCCAGCCGCTCGCACAGGGCCGGGGACTCACTCCGCGAGCGCTGCACCAGCGAGCCGAGCTGCAACCCCAGCGTGGTCAGCGGCGTGCGCAGCTCATGCGCGGCCACGGCCAGGAAGTCATCGCGCAGGTGGATGGCCTCCTGCGCCTCGTGGTAGAGCCGCGCGTTCTCCAACGCGAGCGCGGCGCGGCGCCCCACGTCCTGGAAGAGCGCCAGGTCCGCGGCCGTGAAGGCCGCCCGATCTCCCGTGGCGAACAGGGTCATCACCCCCTGGCTCTCCCGCCGCCCCCGCAGGGGGACGCAGACGGCCGAATGCAAGCGCAGCCCGGTCACCACGCGCAGATGCTCCGGCGAGCGCGCCCAGGCCAGCAGATGCTCGGCCCGGAGCTCCGGCACCCACTGCGCCTGGCCCGTGCGCCAGGTCAGCGCGGAGCCCGAGCTGGCCTCCGGCACGAGCGGGAAGAGCCGGTCGAGGTCACGGCCCCGCTCCACCCATTCGGGATCCTCGTTCGCCAGCACCACCAGCTCGAGCTGTCCCTTGTCGTCGGGAGCGTAGACGGAGCACCAGTCCGCCAGCTCCGGCACCATCAGCCGCGCCACCTGCTGCAGCGTCTCCTGGAAGTCCAGCGAGCCCGCCAACACCTCGCCCACGCGCGCCATCAGCGAGCGCTCGCGGCGCAGGCGCGACACCTCCAGCTCACGGGCCACCACCGCCGGCAGCCGGCCCAGGGACGCCCGGGAGAAGCAATCCCGCGCCCCCGCCTTCATCACCTCACCGGCCCCGCGCTCGTCCCGGTGCTCGGAGAGGACCAGGAGCGGAACCTCCAGGTCGCGCTCGCGCACGGCGTCCAGCACCGTCACGGCGTCGAGGCCCGGGGAGCCCTCGCCACACACGAGCACCTCCCACGGCCCCCGCTCCAGCGCCGCGCCCAGTTCCCCGGCGGTGCGCACGACGCACGCCTGGAGTTCACCGTGGCCGCCCTCGCGCAGAGCCTCCACCACCCGAGCCTCGTCGTTCGGCTCTCCCGCCACCAGCAGGACGCGCAGGGGCGTCGTCATCCAGGCGCCCCCGGCCTCCAACCCTGGCCGGCACCCGTCCCGAGGCGCACGCCCGCCCGGGGCACCTCGTCCTCACGCAAGAGGGATCGCTGGATGTACATGCTCGCAACTCCACGCCTTGGACCCGAGGACAAGCCTATAGCGGGTCCCTCCCGTGTCGTCCGCCAGGAAGCAACCCCCCCGGTCCTGGAACGCTCCCCGGTGAACGTCTCGCGAGCCGGCGGCGCCGGAGCCTGAAAAAAAGTCTGGAAGAGGGCCCGTCAGGAACCGCGCCGGGTCCCGTCCCTGTCTTCATCGGAACGCCCGGCCGGAAAGGCCTCACACGCCCGGGACCTGTAAAGGCCCTCTCTCCCAGAGACCAAACCAAGGCTTCACCACTCGGGCGTTCCGTCCCCTTTCACACCCGCTTCTCGCGTCCGGCCGAACAGGCCCCACAAGCCCACACTCTCCGTGTCGCCGGTTCGACTCCGGCTCTCCCGATACGCCGCACCGGGAGATAGCTCAGGGGTAGAGCAAGAGACTCCCACTCGTGGCTTGTTCACTC
Above is a window of Cystobacter fuscus DNA encoding:
- a CDS encoding GNAT family N-acetyltransferase; this translates as MTDAELTARLRANLLALKALQTRTTALRGLELPGVRALCLPGRGIPLFQQQVLYTHPEALAPALPRLEAWYRDQHVPAWRVLVTPGDSHAESALAAAGYAPEGGMPAMGLSLAPTPSSRLPPGLTVERSEDPREVIALNRRCYPPGIMDFLGVWEGESPPDVPLHGVLVREAGRVLSVGLALDLDDTAGVYMVATHPDARRRGLGALVMEGLHADALARGRAASVLQSSEEGVGMYQHVGYRHLGTWVNWVRRAGQVAPGAVPG
- a CDS encoding ATP-binding protein, translating into MTTPLRVLLVAGEPNDEARVVEALREGGHGELQACVVRTAGELGAALERGPWEVLVCGEGSPGLDAVTVLDAVRERDLEVPLLVLSEHRDERGAGEVMKAGARDCFSRASLGRLPAVVARELEVSRLRRERSLMARVGEVLAGSLDFQETLQQVARLMVPELADWCSVYAPDDKGQLELVVLANEDPEWVERGRDLDRLFPLVPEASSGSALTWRTGQAQWVPELRAEHLLAWARSPEHLRVVTGLRLHSAVCVPLRGRRESQGVMTLFATGDRAAFTAADLALFQDVGRRAALALENARLYHEAQEAIHLRDDFLAVAAHELRTPLTTLGLQLGSLVQRSRSESPALCERLERGLRQVRRLGSLVESLLDVSLLSTGELPLSPERVDLGELVGEVMERFQAEAEAVGCGLRVSVAPGLVGQWDRMRVEQVVSSLVANALKFGPRQPVEVRGEEAGDRARVVVEDQGIGVPAEHLERIFERFGRAVSSRSYGGLGLGLYLARRAAEAHGGRVWAEQRPEGGARFILELPLEPPARRGAPS